In Roseiconus lacunae, the DNA window CTTTGCCGATATGTCGGGATCGACCCGGCGTTTGCCGCCCCTTCGGCCGAAGGCTTCCCCACGTTCGTGCCGCTCGAATTTGCCGACAGGATCAAACGGGGGGACCCCAGCGATCCAATCTTGCGACAGGTATTGCCGGCCGACGATGAACGACACGAGGTGCCAGGATTTGTCGCCGACCCGGTCGGTGATCTTCGTGTCAGTCAAGCGGGCGGAGTTCTCCACAAATACGACGGCCGCGCCCTAATCGTTACCCACGGTGCTTGCGCGGTCCATTGCCGATATTGCTTCCGAAAAGAATTTCCTTATTCGGAGCTCAATGCGCAAAAGTCAAAGTGGAAACCCGCGCTCGATTACATCCGAAGCGACCCGTCGATCGAGGAAGTGTTGCTCAGTGGCGGCGATCCATTGGTGCTTTCCGATCAAAGTCTCCGCACGCTCGTCGAAGAACTTGAAACGATCAGTCACGTGCGGCGGCTACGTTTGCACACTCGGCTTCCGATCGTGATTCCGCAACGGATCACCGACGCGCTTCTGGATTTGCTTGCCGAATCGTCGCTCATGACTTGGTTGGTGATTCATGCCAATCACAGCCAAGAATTCGATCCCGCCGTCGTCGAAGGACTGACCCGAATGCGGCGCCGGGGAATCGCGTTGCTCAACCAATCGGTGCTGTTGTCGCAAGTCAACGATGACGTCGAGTCACTCTGTGATCTATCGAAAACGCTGATCAACGCGGGTGTTCAACCCTATTATCTACACCAGTTAGACCAAGTTCGCGGTGCGAGCCATTTCTGGGTCCCGCCCGAAAAGGGCTTGGAGCTGATCGATCAGTTACGTACGCAATTGCCGGGGTATGCGGTGCCGACATTTGTGCGTGAGCAATCGGGTCAACCCAGCAAAACGCTGGTCGTTTAAGCCGAATTACGTCCGGTCCGCAAAATGGGATTCGATCGTTTGTTGCGTTGGTGATTCGATGACGCCCACCTCGGTGATGATTGCCGTTACCAGCTCGGCTGGCGTGACATCGAACGCGGGGTTCAGCACGTTTGCTTCGTCGGGAACAATACGCGTCCCATGAGGACAGGCTACCTCATCCCGATCACGCTGTTCGATCGGAATCTCGTCACCAGACACCAATTCCATGTCGAACGTGTTGCTCGGCGCGGCAACGTAAAACGGCAAGCGATGATGTTTCGCAAGGACTGCGACGGAATAGGTTCCGATTTTGTTGGCGACATCGCCGGCCGCCGTGATTCGATCGGCACCGACAATTACTGCGCCAATCCGCCCTTGGTGCATCAGCGCCCCGGCCATCGAATCGGTGATGACCGTCACGTCGACGCCCGCTTGAGAAAGCTCCCAAGCGGTCAGGCGGCCACCTTGAAGCAGCGGGCGGGTTTCGTCTGCAAACACCTTGATTCGCTTGCCCGTTTGATGCAGGTGATAAATCGGTGCGAGCGCGGTTCCCCACATCGACGTCGCCAAACCACCCGCATTGCAATGTGTCAACACGGTATCGACGCCCGAAAGTAACGAGGCTCCGTTGCGTCCGATCGCCCGACACATCACGCGATCTTCGTCATGAATTTTTCGGGCCTGCGTGATCAAGGCCGTCAATAGTTGCGAGTCATCAGTCGATTCGACGACTTCGGCCATTCGATCGAGTGCCCAAAACAAGTTGACTGCGGTCGGACGACTGGTCGCTAGGTATTCGATCGCGTTTAAATAGTCCTTTTTTGTCGGTGGTACCCCGTGTTTATTGCTTTTCGCCAAGCAAACGCCATAGGCCGCTGCAATCCCGATCGCGGGCGCACCGCGAACGACCAATCGGCGTATAGCGCTGTGGGTCTGCTCCACCGTCTCGCAGACCAGGTAGGTGAGTTGTGTCGGGAGCTTCGTTTGATCAATGAGTTCAAGTTGATCGGTGGTGAAGCGGATGGTTTCCGGGGCGTGCGTCGCCATGGCAGCGTTTGGGGATGGTGTAAGACGTGACGGACGAGAAACTGAGTCGGTGGCCTGAATGGCTCGCCGAATCACGCCGAAGATGATCGGACAGAACGGATTCGGCAAGGCGTTGGAGGGTAGGCCCGTCGCCGCTACATTAGGGCCTTTGGAAACCACAGACATCGGGTGGGCTGACCCATTGGGCGTTGTTTGCCGGGTCATGATAACCGGATACGGAAGTTGATAAGCCGCGTTTTCGACCATATCACCAACGCATTGCATGAATTCAGAG includes these proteins:
- the epmB gene encoding EF-P beta-lysylation protein EpmB; its protein translation is MFSHETRTDPHLAIAEQATDKPAPTPMRSEAAGDSAPLKHVAAATSGDVPSNSGPVSWQTAMKRAIRRSDELCRYVGIDPAFAAPSAEGFPTFVPLEFADRIKRGDPSDPILRQVLPADDERHEVPGFVADPVGDLRVSQAGGVLHKYDGRALIVTHGACAVHCRYCFRKEFPYSELNAQKSKWKPALDYIRSDPSIEEVLLSGGDPLVLSDQSLRTLVEELETISHVRRLRLHTRLPIVIPQRITDALLDLLAESSLMTWLVIHANHSQEFDPAVVEGLTRMRRRGIALLNQSVLLSQVNDDVESLCDLSKTLINAGVQPYYLHQLDQVRGASHFWVPPEKGLELIDQLRTQLPGYAVPTFVREQSGQPSKTLVV
- the mtnA gene encoding S-methyl-5-thioribose-1-phosphate isomerase, with the protein product MATHAPETIRFTTDQLELIDQTKLPTQLTYLVCETVEQTHSAIRRLVVRGAPAIGIAAAYGVCLAKSNKHGVPPTKKDYLNAIEYLATSRPTAVNLFWALDRMAEVVESTDDSQLLTALITQARKIHDEDRVMCRAIGRNGASLLSGVDTVLTHCNAGGLATSMWGTALAPIYHLHQTGKRIKVFADETRPLLQGGRLTAWELSQAGVDVTVITDSMAGALMHQGRIGAVIVGADRITAAGDVANKIGTYSVAVLAKHHRLPFYVAAPSNTFDMELVSGDEIPIEQRDRDEVACPHGTRIVPDEANVLNPAFDVTPAELVTAIITEVGVIESPTQQTIESHFADRT